The Myxococcaceae bacterium JPH2 genome has a window encoding:
- the lptB gene encoding LPS export ABC transporter ATP-binding protein yields the protein MSAKLSAEGLQKTYRRRKVVQGVSFNVAPGEVVGLLGPNGAGKTTSFNMVVGLVSPDAGRVHVGDEDLTHLPMHRRARRGLGYLPQEASVFRKLTVRQNFLAVLELQKGLDARARSRHADTLLQEFGLGHVAESLGETLSGGERRRAEIARSLIPEPRFILFDEPFAGVDPINVGDLQRQIQLLRERGLGILITDHNVQDTLGICDRAYIIAQGQILEEGTPAQIAASSRARAVYLGERFQLQAL from the coding sequence GTGAGCGCGAAGCTGTCCGCGGAGGGGCTGCAGAAGACCTACCGGCGACGCAAGGTCGTCCAGGGCGTCTCCTTCAACGTCGCCCCGGGCGAGGTGGTGGGCCTCTTGGGCCCCAACGGCGCCGGGAAGACGACGAGCTTCAACATGGTGGTGGGCCTGGTGTCCCCCGACGCCGGCCGCGTCCACGTGGGAGACGAGGACCTCACGCACCTGCCCATGCACCGCCGTGCGCGGCGCGGGCTGGGCTATCTGCCGCAGGAAGCCTCGGTCTTCCGCAAGCTCACCGTCCGCCAGAACTTCCTGGCCGTCCTGGAGCTGCAGAAGGGCCTGGACGCGCGCGCTCGGTCCCGGCACGCGGACACCTTGCTCCAGGAGTTCGGACTGGGCCACGTCGCCGAGTCTCTCGGGGAGACCCTGTCCGGAGGCGAGCGCCGCCGCGCCGAGATTGCTCGCAGCCTCATCCCCGAGCCCCGCTTCATCCTCTTCGACGAGCCCTTCGCCGGCGTGGACCCCATCAACGTGGGCGACCTCCAGCGTCAGATTCAGCTCCTGCGCGAGCGCGGCCTGGGCATCCTCATCACCGACCACAACGTCCAGGACACCCTGGGCATCTGTGATCGGGCGTACATCATCGCACAGGGGCAAATCCTGGAAGAGGGCACGCCGGCGCAGATCGCCGCGTCCTCCCGCGCCCGCGCCGTCTATCTGGGCGAGCGGTTCCAACTCCAGGCGCTCTGA
- the raiA gene encoding ribosome-associated translation inhibitor RaiA, whose translation MQLNITFRQFGASDSLKEYAREKVERVNRLLDRAGDAHVVLSLERHLHHADITIHSGAWVLRGRDKSDDMYASIDLAMDKIERQLRRYRDKLKSHHGRERVHHRQELVNQLKVRHSVFEMPETPESAEAAPAATPSVASAPAASPAASATKVVRATHLTVKALRVDEAVMQMDLMDNDFYVFQNVEAGNAMCIIYRRKDGQYGIIEPHAPGA comes from the coding sequence ATGCAGCTCAACATCACCTTCCGTCAGTTCGGAGCGTCGGATTCTCTCAAAGAGTACGCCCGCGAGAAGGTCGAACGGGTGAACCGATTGCTGGACAGGGCGGGTGACGCCCACGTGGTTCTCTCCCTGGAGCGTCACCTCCATCACGCGGACATCACCATCCACTCGGGCGCGTGGGTCCTGCGGGGGCGTGACAAGAGCGATGACATGTACGCGTCCATCGACCTGGCGATGGACAAGATTGAACGGCAGCTGCGCCGCTACCGAGACAAGCTCAAGAGCCACCACGGCCGTGAGCGTGTGCACCACCGTCAGGAATTGGTGAACCAGCTCAAGGTGCGGCACTCGGTCTTCGAGATGCCCGAGACCCCGGAGAGCGCCGAGGCCGCGCCCGCGGCGACTCCCTCCGTGGCGAGCGCCCCCGCGGCGTCCCCGGCCGCCTCCGCGACGAAGGTGGTCCGCGCCACCCATCTCACCGTCAAGGCGCTGCGCGTGGACGAGGCCGTGATGCAGATGGACCTCATGGACAACGACTTCTACGTCTTCCAGAACGTGGAAGCGGGCAATGCCATGTGCATCATCTACCGTCGCAAGGATGGCCAGTACGGCATCATCGAGCCCCACGCGCCCGGCGCCTGA
- a CDS encoding alpha/beta fold hydrolase has protein sequence MTALRRVLSAVMLLVVPCVMAACAGPLRSSPPVRSAAPFHVGTQSAVYRDEARQRSLRTVFWYPASERTEMTLQPAADIFSPFLSAPGAPIADARERYPVVLMSHGSGGSSLNQSWLATHLAAHGFIVIAVNHAGNMAGDNSPEGYARAWERPKDFTFVLDAVLKDPAWGPRIDPERIGAAGHSMGGYTALALAGATLNLEPIAQFCTAPATRESAGCEMLRDVDYSKIDRAVSRASYRDPRVKSAFAMAPGMAGTYASRDVAGISVPVALMLARGDELMPHEACGMRLAGQLPASTRVWVVNEAGHYSFLPECTAVGLRATPELCRDAVAGARADIHTRAQDAALEFFTQTLGVR, from the coding sequence ATGACTGCTCTTCGTCGCGTCCTGTCCGCCGTGATGCTGCTCGTGGTCCCTTGCGTCATGGCGGCCTGTGCCGGGCCCTTGAGGTCGAGTCCGCCGGTGCGCAGCGCGGCCCCCTTCCACGTGGGGACCCAGTCCGCCGTGTACCGCGACGAGGCCCGGCAGCGCTCGCTGCGCACCGTGTTCTGGTACCCCGCCTCGGAGCGGACGGAGATGACGCTCCAGCCCGCCGCCGACATCTTCAGCCCCTTCCTCTCGGCCCCGGGCGCGCCCATCGCGGACGCCCGCGAGCGCTATCCCGTGGTGCTGATGTCCCATGGCAGCGGGGGCAGCTCCCTCAACCAGTCGTGGCTGGCCACGCACCTGGCCGCCCATGGCTTCATCGTCATCGCCGTGAACCATGCGGGCAACATGGCGGGGGACAACAGCCCGGAGGGCTACGCGCGGGCCTGGGAGCGGCCCAAGGACTTCACCTTCGTGTTGGATGCGGTGCTGAAGGACCCGGCCTGGGGACCGCGCATCGATCCGGAGCGCATTGGCGCGGCGGGCCATTCCATGGGCGGCTACACGGCGCTGGCGCTCGCGGGCGCGACGCTCAACCTGGAGCCCATCGCTCAGTTCTGCACCGCGCCAGCGACCCGGGAGTCCGCGGGCTGCGAGATGCTGCGCGACGTGGACTACAGCAAGATTGATCGGGCCGTGTCCCGCGCCTCGTACCGGGACCCGCGCGTGAAGTCGGCCTTCGCGATGGCCCCCGGGATGGCGGGCACCTATGCCTCACGGGACGTGGCGGGCATCTCCGTCCCCGTCGCCTTGATGCTCGCGCGCGGGGATGAGCTGATGCCCCATGAGGCGTGCGGGATGCGCCTGGCCGGGCAGCTGCCTGCCTCGACGCGCGTGTGGGTGGTCAACGAGGCCGGCCACTACTCCTTCCTGCCGGAGTGCACGGCGGTGGGCCTTCGGGCGACGCCCGAGCTGTGCCGGGACGCCGTGGCGGGCGCGCGCGCGGACATCCACACGCGCGCGCAAGACGCGGCGCTCGAGTTCTTCACCCAGACGCT
- a CDS encoding PTS sugar transporter subunit IIA: MRIAEFLSPQAVIADMQSRTKPEVLRELSATLVRAHPELNEDKLVEVLREREKLGSTGIGEGVAIPHGKLSGMSQLQAAFGVSRAGVDFDSIDSRPTHLFFALVAPENSAGVHLKALARISRLFKNPRFRASILEAPSAADIHALIIQEDARP, translated from the coding sequence TTGAGAATCGCCGAGTTCCTCAGCCCTCAAGCCGTCATCGCGGACATGCAATCTCGGACGAAGCCCGAGGTCTTGCGCGAGTTGAGCGCCACGCTGGTGCGCGCGCACCCGGAACTCAACGAGGACAAGCTGGTCGAGGTGCTGCGCGAGCGCGAGAAGCTGGGCAGCACCGGCATCGGCGAGGGCGTGGCGATTCCTCACGGCAAGCTCTCGGGGATGTCGCAGCTCCAGGCCGCCTTCGGTGTGTCCCGCGCCGGGGTGGACTTCGACTCCATCGACAGCCGGCCCACGCACCTCTTCTTCGCCCTGGTGGCCCCCGAGAACAGCGCGGGCGTGCACCTCAAGGCGCTGGCGCGCATCTCCCGGCTCTTCAAGAACCCGCGCTTCCGCGCCTCCATCCTCGAGGCGCCCTCGGCCGCGGACATCCACGCCCTCATCATCCAGGAAGACGCACGGCCCTGA
- a CDS encoding YbaK/EbsC family protein gives MIPESIQHYLQRHQVRFERYAHARAISGQELAATLHVSGWRVAKSVIVKADRRLWIAVVPAAGAVDLEQLGRAIGASHIRLATEAEFRDAFPECEVGAEPPFGELYGFPVAVDESVGMNERVLFRAGSHEEALEMRFQDFATLEWPVVASFLRDAPHAPPPLSVWEIEARVGP, from the coding sequence ATGATTCCAGAATCCATCCAGCACTATCTGCAACGCCACCAGGTGCGCTTCGAGCGATACGCGCACGCTCGCGCCATCAGCGGGCAGGAACTCGCCGCGACCCTGCACGTGTCGGGTTGGCGCGTGGCCAAGTCCGTCATCGTGAAGGCGGACCGACGCCTGTGGATCGCCGTCGTCCCCGCCGCGGGCGCGGTGGACCTGGAGCAACTGGGACGGGCCATTGGCGCGAGCCACATCCGGCTCGCCACCGAGGCCGAGTTCCGCGACGCCTTCCCCGAGTGCGAAGTGGGCGCGGAGCCACCCTTCGGCGAGCTGTATGGGTTCCCCGTCGCCGTGGACGAGAGCGTCGGGATGAACGAGCGCGTGCTCTTCCGTGCGGGCTCACACGAAGAGGCGCTGGAGATGCGCTTCCAGGACTTCGCGACGCTGGAGTGGCCCGTCGTCGCGTCGTTCCTGCGCGATGCGCCCCATGCTCCGCCGCCGCTGTCCGTCTGGGAGATTGAAGCGCGCGTCGGGCCGTGA
- a CDS encoding O-antigen ligase family protein translates to MSPASRRTSRFTVFAEAALAVLVVMGPLSLGGAARWGLVPLGVVAGLALGLASVGARRQGQSFLVPWLAAPLVGAIALCLAQLVPLPTAVLEVFSPEAASLREFALVPLGLTGLRPVSMDPPATWRELAKHLAYLMAFLAAVQVCRSRASRQRLLSVVAFTGAGVAAVGFGHALFGVNALFGVLPWVHAQPTLVTFFANPNHLAGFLGLAATVSLGLALTVGERVRALLFALAALVSGAGVLLSLSRGGIVFFVFGQVLLALLLIRQRRGGEGRPMPMWGRSAAVLFGLLAVLASGAYLAADRLWAEARTADSVDKLRHSKVELWPMMVRAAESFPVLGMGRGAFEPTFPRYQTEPNPNTLTHPENVVLQWGAEFGVPGLMLLVLGAWAFLRLLRQEGHGAAELAALGGVAALGLHNLFDFSLELPACAVAAWVVLGTVARPSEDKARAGSALRSVRPRPAMAWAVGLGALSLGAAWLGRHDLESAESELVGLVAAKAPLEQVRERGLALIDLHPSDYLLYQAVGVAYANQGSAQAGSALAFVNRALYLRPVDAPSHRVAARALLVLGRRAQGFLEYRLAHEAGDVNVLLAEALPRARTVDELSAMTPDTTEDAVRLADALLNTPGRQDAARDYLAWAREHFEGRVGMAALWAREARLRLARGESEAASAACAEVEQREPEALSTLLLRADVLRAQGKGDEALQSLERLLARFPGNVELSFTLAARELDAGLTRRARDTLDGVGPFLTDFQQRARLLALEAACFEHEGLLSRAVERRQSVARLQPSPDAYFAVARLQEALQRYDAAARSVHDGLRLMPPGTRKDAEAWAARLEAVERGRVEARRKELVEDPRAQELEHYLRTPDAVGDGAMP, encoded by the coding sequence ATGTCCCCCGCTTCTCGTCGTACCTCTCGGTTCACCGTGTTCGCGGAAGCCGCGCTCGCGGTGCTCGTCGTCATGGGGCCCTTGTCCCTGGGTGGCGCGGCTCGCTGGGGACTCGTGCCGCTGGGCGTGGTGGCCGGGTTGGCACTGGGGCTGGCCTCGGTGGGCGCGCGGCGGCAGGGACAGTCCTTCTTGGTGCCCTGGCTCGCGGCGCCGCTGGTGGGCGCCATCGCGCTGTGTCTCGCGCAGTTGGTGCCGTTGCCCACGGCGGTGCTCGAGGTCTTCAGCCCCGAGGCGGCGTCCCTGCGCGAGTTCGCGCTCGTTCCGTTGGGGCTCACGGGGCTTCGGCCGGTGTCGATGGATCCTCCGGCCACGTGGCGGGAGCTGGCGAAGCACCTCGCCTACCTCATGGCGTTCCTCGCGGCCGTGCAGGTGTGTCGCTCGCGCGCTTCGCGGCAACGGTTGCTGTCGGTGGTGGCCTTCACGGGCGCGGGCGTGGCGGCGGTGGGATTCGGTCACGCGCTGTTTGGCGTCAACGCGCTGTTTGGCGTGCTGCCGTGGGTGCACGCGCAGCCGACGCTGGTGACGTTCTTCGCCAATCCCAACCACCTGGCGGGCTTCCTGGGGCTGGCGGCCACGGTGTCCTTGGGGCTGGCGTTGACGGTGGGCGAGCGGGTGCGGGCGCTCCTGTTTGCGCTGGCCGCGCTCGTGTCGGGCGCGGGTGTGCTGCTGTCGCTGTCTCGCGGCGGCATCGTGTTCTTCGTGTTCGGTCAGGTGCTGCTGGCGCTGCTGCTCATCCGGCAGCGGCGCGGCGGTGAGGGCCGACCGATGCCCATGTGGGGGCGCAGCGCGGCGGTGCTGTTCGGGCTCCTGGCCGTGCTGGCGTCGGGCGCCTATCTGGCCGCGGATCGCCTGTGGGCCGAGGCGCGCACGGCGGACAGCGTGGACAAGCTGCGCCACAGCAAGGTGGAGCTGTGGCCGATGATGGTGCGGGCCGCGGAGTCCTTCCCCGTGCTCGGCATGGGGCGCGGCGCGTTCGAGCCCACCTTCCCGCGCTACCAGACGGAGCCCAATCCCAACACGCTCACCCATCCGGAGAACGTCGTGCTCCAGTGGGGCGCGGAGTTCGGTGTCCCGGGGCTCATGCTGCTGGTGTTGGGCGCATGGGCCTTCCTGCGACTGCTGCGGCAGGAGGGGCATGGCGCGGCGGAGCTGGCCGCGCTCGGCGGTGTGGCCGCGTTGGGCTTGCACAACCTCTTCGACTTCAGCCTGGAGTTGCCCGCGTGCGCGGTCGCCGCGTGGGTGGTGCTGGGCACCGTGGCGCGTCCCTCCGAGGACAAGGCTCGCGCGGGTTCGGCGCTGCGCAGCGTGCGGCCTCGGCCCGCGATGGCCTGGGCGGTGGGGCTCGGCGCGCTGTCGCTCGGGGCGGCGTGGCTGGGGCGCCACGACCTGGAGTCGGCGGAGTCCGAGCTGGTGGGGCTCGTGGCTGCGAAGGCCCCACTGGAGCAGGTGCGCGAGCGGGGCCTGGCGCTCATCGACCTGCACCCGTCCGACTACCTGCTGTACCAGGCGGTGGGCGTGGCGTACGCCAATCAGGGCTCCGCGCAGGCGGGATCCGCGCTCGCGTTCGTGAACCGCGCGCTCTACCTGCGGCCCGTGGACGCGCCCTCGCATCGCGTGGCGGCACGGGCGCTGCTCGTCCTGGGGCGCCGCGCGCAAGGCTTCTTGGAGTACCGGTTGGCGCACGAGGCCGGTGACGTGAACGTCCTGCTGGCCGAGGCCCTCCCGCGTGCCCGCACCGTGGACGAGCTGTCGGCGATGACGCCGGACACGACCGAGGATGCGGTGCGGCTCGCCGATGCGTTGCTCAACACGCCCGGAAGACAAGACGCGGCGCGGGACTATCTGGCCTGGGCTCGCGAGCACTTCGAGGGCCGTGTGGGCATGGCGGCGCTCTGGGCGCGCGAGGCCCGTCTCCGGCTCGCGCGCGGAGAGTCCGAGGCCGCCTCCGCCGCATGCGCTGAAGTGGAGCAGCGCGAGCCCGAGGCATTGAGCACGCTGCTGCTGCGAGCGGACGTGCTGCGAGCCCAGGGCAAGGGCGACGAGGCGCTGCAGTCGCTGGAGCGTTTGCTGGCGCGCTTCCCTGGCAACGTGGAGCTGTCCTTCACGCTGGCCGCGCGAGAGCTGGACGCGGGCCTGACTCGCCGCGCTCGCGACACGCTGGACGGTGTCGGCCCCTTCCTCACGGACTTCCAGCAACGTGCGCGGCTGCTGGCCCTGGAGGCGGCGTGCTTCGAGCACGAGGGGCTGCTGTCTCGCGCCGTGGAGCGGCGTCAGTCCGTCGCGCGGCTTCAGCCCAGCCCGGATGCCTACTTCGCCGTGGCGCGATTGCAGGAGGCGCTCCAGCGCTACGACGCGGCGGCGCGCTCAGTGCACGACGGCCTGCGGCTGATGCCCCCGGGCACGCGCAAGGACGCGGAGGCATGGGCGGCGAGGTTGGAGGCCGTCGAGCGGGGACGCGTGGAGGCTCGGCGCAAGGAACTCGTCGAGGACCCGCGCGCGCAGGAGCTGGAGCACTACCTCCGCACCCCCGATGCCGTCGGAGATGGCGCGATGCCGTAG
- a CDS encoding lysophospholipid acyltransferase family protein: MERPPLAKRLKRFLRYVLIRGVLVLLQFLPLGLATSLGATLGALGFHLAGGERRKALKSLAQAFPEKSEAERLALARACFRHLGAAALEVSCARTLDPALEGWVEWPQADRAVLEAALARGKGVVFVSGHVGNWELLARRVARSGYPSQSIAKETSDPRLTALVGDFRARGGVRSIWRGQEGAARAMLRALRSGEILGILIDQDTKVQSVFVPFFGELAATPRAAADLALRTGAAVVVGFCQRSGKGYRLFMEEVPAPPAEDREAGVLALTAALNARIEAAIRRAPEQWVWMHQRWKTRPTAPAVAVR; encoded by the coding sequence GTGGAGCGACCACCCTTAGCAAAGCGCCTCAAGCGTTTCCTCCGCTACGTGCTCATCCGAGGGGTGTTGGTCCTTCTCCAATTCCTCCCCCTGGGGTTGGCCACGTCCCTGGGAGCCACCCTGGGCGCCCTGGGCTTCCACCTGGCCGGCGGGGAGCGGCGCAAGGCCTTGAAGTCGTTGGCGCAGGCCTTCCCGGAGAAGTCCGAGGCGGAGCGCCTGGCCCTGGCGAGGGCCTGTTTCCGCCACCTGGGCGCCGCCGCGCTGGAGGTCTCGTGCGCGCGGACGCTCGACCCGGCGTTGGAGGGGTGGGTGGAGTGGCCCCAGGCCGACCGAGCGGTGCTGGAGGCCGCGTTGGCTCGGGGCAAGGGGGTCGTCTTCGTCTCCGGACATGTGGGGAACTGGGAGCTGTTGGCCCGCCGCGTGGCGCGCTCGGGCTACCCCAGCCAGAGCATCGCGAAGGAGACGTCGGATCCCCGCCTCACGGCACTGGTCGGAGACTTCCGGGCGCGGGGTGGGGTGCGCAGCATCTGGCGCGGCCAGGAGGGCGCGGCCCGAGCGATGCTCCGGGCCCTGCGCTCGGGGGAAATCCTCGGCATCCTCATCGACCAGGACACGAAGGTGCAGTCCGTGTTCGTGCCCTTCTTTGGCGAACTGGCCGCCACGCCGCGCGCCGCCGCGGACCTCGCGCTGCGCACGGGCGCCGCTGTGGTGGTGGGCTTCTGCCAGCGCTCGGGCAAGGGCTACCGCCTGTTCATGGAAGAGGTTCCGGCCCCACCGGCGGAGGACCGAGAGGCGGGGGTGCTCGCGCTCACCGCCGCGCTCAACGCGCGCATCGAGGCCGCCATCCGCCGCGCCCCGGAGCAGTGGGTGTGGATGCACCAGCGCTGGAAGACACGTCCGACCGCGCCAGCGGTGGCGGTGCGGTGA
- the rpoN gene encoding RNA polymerase factor sigma-54, producing MAMELKQSLKLAQQLVMTPQLQQAIKLLQLSRMELLEQVREEIEQNPLLEQPEEGVLGEVGDKEPGEASLEADNAEVPRDVDLPSATPETAQEFKADGEGPPEIDWEAYLNSYQFNEPTTASNKGNVATDDLPSFEANMVKKEDLVDHLQEQLGTLRLNEAERRVAMLILGNLDDDGYLKLPDVEGDALIRLANEADVPMHVAERTLRRIQVLEPRGCGARDLQECLLIQLQGMKEPSASLLGLIIKRHMKYLESKNLPAIAKDLKVTLEEVVSAVKLLPKLDPKPGRNFSGDDAQYITPDVFVYKMGEDYTVVLNDDGLSKLRISGTYRNALKSGAVGPGQTKDFIQDKLRSAMWLIRSIHQRQRTIYKVTESIVKFQRDFLDKGIAHLKPLILRDVAEDIGMHESTVSRVTTSKYVHTPQGIFELKYFFNSSISRVSGEDTASEAVKHHIKQLVSQEDARNPYSDQKIVELLRSQGTEIARRTVAKYREVLGILPSSKRKRYY from the coding sequence ATGGCGATGGAACTCAAACAAAGCCTGAAGCTTGCCCAACAGCTGGTGATGACGCCCCAGCTGCAGCAAGCCATCAAGCTCCTCCAGTTGTCGCGCATGGAGCTGCTCGAGCAGGTGCGTGAGGAGATTGAGCAGAACCCGTTGCTGGAGCAGCCCGAAGAGGGAGTGCTGGGCGAGGTAGGGGACAAGGAGCCGGGCGAGGCCTCGCTGGAGGCAGACAACGCCGAAGTGCCGCGGGATGTGGACCTGCCGTCGGCGACGCCGGAGACGGCGCAGGAGTTCAAGGCGGACGGGGAGGGTCCTCCGGAGATTGACTGGGAGGCGTACCTCAACAGCTATCAGTTCAACGAGCCCACCACCGCCTCCAACAAGGGGAACGTGGCCACGGACGACCTTCCGTCGTTCGAGGCCAACATGGTCAAGAAGGAGGACCTCGTTGACCATCTCCAGGAGCAACTGGGCACGCTCCGGCTCAACGAGGCCGAGCGCCGCGTGGCCATGTTGATTCTGGGCAACCTCGACGACGACGGCTACCTCAAGCTGCCGGACGTGGAAGGGGACGCGCTCATCCGGCTGGCGAACGAGGCGGACGTGCCCATGCACGTGGCCGAGCGCACGCTGCGGCGCATCCAGGTGCTGGAGCCGCGCGGCTGCGGCGCTCGGGACCTCCAGGAGTGTCTGCTCATCCAGCTGCAGGGCATGAAGGAGCCGAGCGCGTCGCTGCTCGGGCTCATCATCAAGCGGCACATGAAGTACCTGGAGAGCAAGAACCTGCCGGCCATCGCCAAGGACCTGAAGGTGACCTTGGAAGAGGTGGTGTCGGCGGTGAAGCTGCTGCCCAAGCTGGACCCCAAGCCAGGGCGCAACTTCAGCGGCGATGACGCGCAGTACATCACCCCGGATGTCTTCGTTTACAAAATGGGCGAGGACTACACGGTGGTGCTCAACGATGACGGCTTGTCCAAGCTGCGCATCTCCGGCACGTATCGGAACGCGCTCAAGTCAGGCGCGGTGGGCCCCGGGCAGACCAAGGACTTCATCCAGGACAAGCTGCGCAGCGCGATGTGGCTTATCCGCTCCATCCACCAGCGCCAGCGGACCATCTACAAGGTCACCGAGAGCATCGTGAAGTTCCAGCGCGACTTCCTGGACAAGGGCATCGCGCACTTGAAGCCGCTCATCCTGCGCGACGTGGCCGAGGACATCGGGATGCACGAGTCCACGGTGAGCCGCGTGACGACGAGCAAGTACGTGCACACGCCGCAGGGCATCTTCGAGCTGAAGTACTTCTTCAACTCGTCCATCTCCCGCGTGTCCGGCGAGGACACCGCGAGCGAAGCGGTGAAGCACCACATCAAGCAGCTCGTGTCGCAAGAGGACGCGCGCAACCCGTACTCGGACCAGAAGATTGTCGAGCTCCTGCGCTCTCAGGGCACGGAGATCGCACGGCGCACGGTGGCCAAGTACCGCGAGGTCCTGGGCATCCTGCCGAGCAGCAAGCGCAAGCGTTACTACTGA
- the astB gene encoding N-succinylarginine dihydrolase, whose product MREYNFDGLVGPTHNFAGLSPGNLASQSHGGEPSHPREAALQGLEKMRFVAGLGVGQAVLPPQPRPSLRTLRSLGFTGSDEEVITRAARESEHLLRLTSSASAMWTANAATIAPSSDTADGRLHVTPANLSQMFHRAIEADTTHAVLRSIFSDARHFAVHPPLPPGSHFADEGAANHTRLSTPGHSAVHLLAWGRGAWHDVAGPKRFPARQTLEASQALARLHQLDMRQVLFPQQHPDGIDAGAFHTDVLAVGNGAFLMLHELAFVDHPGLLQMLREKLGSDFRAIVATNAELPVQDAVRAYPFNSQVLTLPDGSMAIVAPVESRETPAARRFLERVVAEDSPVTAVHYLDVRQSMNNGGGPACLRQRISLTDAERGAITADVFYTPALHDSLAAWVRRNYREVLRPRDLQDPQLARETMTALDELTRILKLGSVYDFQQ is encoded by the coding sequence ATGCGCGAATACAACTTCGACGGGCTCGTCGGTCCCACCCACAATTTCGCCGGACTGTCGCCCGGCAACCTGGCGTCCCAGAGTCACGGCGGCGAGCCGAGCCACCCTCGCGAGGCCGCGCTCCAAGGCCTGGAGAAGATGCGCTTCGTTGCGGGGCTCGGCGTTGGACAGGCGGTGCTTCCGCCCCAGCCGCGCCCGTCGCTGCGCACCCTGCGTTCGCTCGGCTTCACCGGCTCGGATGAGGAGGTCATCACCCGCGCCGCGCGCGAGTCCGAGCACCTGCTGCGGCTGACCTCCAGCGCCTCCGCCATGTGGACGGCCAACGCGGCCACCATCGCGCCGTCCTCGGACACCGCGGATGGGCGCCTTCACGTGACGCCCGCGAACCTGTCCCAGATGTTCCACCGGGCCATCGAGGCGGACACCACGCACGCGGTGCTCCGCTCCATCTTCTCCGACGCGCGCCACTTCGCGGTGCACCCGCCGCTCCCGCCCGGCAGCCACTTCGCGGACGAGGGCGCGGCCAACCACACGCGGCTGTCCACGCCGGGCCACTCCGCCGTGCACCTGCTCGCGTGGGGACGCGGCGCGTGGCACGACGTGGCGGGGCCCAAGCGCTTCCCCGCGCGCCAGACGCTGGAGGCCAGTCAGGCCCTGGCGCGGCTGCACCAGCTGGACATGCGCCAGGTGCTCTTCCCCCAGCAGCACCCCGACGGCATCGACGCGGGCGCGTTCCACACTGACGTGCTCGCGGTGGGCAACGGCGCGTTCCTCATGCTGCATGAGCTGGCCTTCGTGGACCATCCCGGCCTGCTCCAGATGCTGCGCGAGAAGCTGGGCTCGGACTTCCGCGCCATCGTCGCCACGAACGCCGAGCTGCCCGTGCAGGACGCCGTGCGCGCCTACCCGTTCAACTCGCAGGTGCTGACGCTTCCGGACGGCAGCATGGCCATCGTCGCGCCGGTGGAGAGCCGGGAGACGCCCGCCGCGCGCCGCTTCCTCGAGCGCGTGGTGGCGGAGGACTCGCCCGTGACGGCGGTGCACTACCTGGACGTGCGCCAGTCCATGAACAATGGCGGCGGCCCCGCGTGCCTCCGTCAGCGCATCTCGCTCACCGACGCCGAGCGCGGCGCCATCACCGCCGACGTCTTCTACACGCCGGCCCTGCATGACTCGCTCGCGGCCTGGGTGCGGCGCAACTACCGCGAGGTGCTGCGCCCCCGCGACCTGCAGGACCCGCAGCTCGCGCGCGAGACGATGACCGCGCTCGATGAGCTGACGCGCATCCTGAAGCTCGGCAGCGTCTACGACTTCCAGCAGTAG
- a CDS encoding GNAT family N-acetyltransferase: MTSIPPDSERSHREPVPLIVPPVTLEGRDVRLAPLALEHAPALAALCEEEVFAQFSRVLRTRADVEAFITSALSAAKQGTEQAFVILEKATGEPLGSTRYLDIQRDNRTLEIGSTWLGRRSWRTRVNTECKYLLLRHAFEQLQVMRVQLKTDRYNARSRAAIERMGAKFEGILRNHMLVRGGVVRDSAYYGVIDTDWPEVKARLEGFLQR; the protein is encoded by the coding sequence ATGACCTCGATTCCCCCTGATTCGGAGCGCTCTCACCGGGAGCCCGTGCCGCTCATCGTCCCGCCCGTCACCCTGGAAGGGCGGGACGTGCGCCTTGCTCCCCTGGCCCTGGAGCACGCGCCCGCGCTCGCGGCCCTCTGTGAGGAGGAGGTCTTCGCGCAGTTCTCGCGCGTCTTGCGCACGCGCGCGGACGTGGAGGCGTTCATCACCAGCGCTCTGTCGGCCGCCAAGCAAGGCACCGAGCAGGCGTTCGTCATCCTGGAGAAGGCCACCGGCGAGCCGCTGGGCTCCACGCGCTACCTGGACATCCAGCGCGACAACCGGACGCTCGAGATTGGCTCCACGTGGCTGGGCCGCCGGTCCTGGCGCACGCGGGTGAACACCGAGTGCAAGTACCTGCTGCTGCGCCACGCCTTCGAGCAGCTCCAGGTGATGCGCGTGCAGCTCAAGACGGACCGCTACAACGCCCGCTCGCGCGCGGCCATCGAGCGCATGGGCGCGAAGTTCGAGGGCATCCTGCGCAACCACATGCTCGTGCGCGGCGGCGTGGTTCGTGACAGCGCGTATTATGGCGTCATCGACACGGACTGGCCCGAGGTGAAGGCTCGCCTGGAGGGTTTCCTTCAGCGGTGA